The following proteins are co-located in the Solanum pennellii chromosome 8, SPENNV200 genome:
- the LOC107027101 gene encoding uncharacterized protein At4g22758 isoform X1 produces the protein MSDNNIRRRFPVSRRTSSRALKPSPSGRRRFTPVPVNRRSSKQHRDTNYKALERSKSEPCVLKIGFVDFEDDDPRDATAQSLEILFRPQTCSDLFVSPDYLISGSPPNFQKGYKKDAKVVVNVTVEGSPGAVRTMVKLGSSVDETIRLVIDKYSEEGRTPRLDKNRDDSSFQLYQSHFSLQSLSNTDVIGDVGSRSFYLRKSNNNGSNPEITSDQIAPVRANSQSLIVFDGFFRRKINKIFRRTCRLWKFLGCMQ, from the exons ATGTCAGATAACAATATCCGGCGAAGATTTCCGGTGAGCCGGAGAACTTCCAGCAGAGCACTAAAACCGTCGCCGTCGGGCCGTCGGAGGTTTACGCCTGTGCCGGTGAATCGCCGGTCATCGAAGCAGCACAGGGATACTAATTATAAGGCATTAGAGAGAAGCAAATCGGAGCCTTGTGTTTTGAAAATTGGATTTGTTGACTTCGAAGATGACGATCCCCGGGATGCGACGGCGCAGTCGTTGGAAATACTTTTCCGGCCACAAACTTGTTCGGATTTGTTCGTGTCGCCGGATTATCTGATTTCAGGATCTCCGCCGAATTTTCAG AAGGGGTATAAGAAGGATGCAAAAGTTGTGGTTAATGTGACAGTTGAAGGAAGTCCAGGGGCGGTAAGAACAATGGTGAAGTTGGGATCAAGTGTTGATGAGACAATAAGGCTTGTGATTGACAAATATAGTGAAGAAGGCCGGACTCCTCGTCTTGATAAAAACAGAGATGATTCATCCTTTCAATTGTACCAGTCTCACTTCAGTCTTCAAA gcTTGAGCAACACAGATGTGATTGGAGATGTTGGGAGCAGAAGTTTTTATCTTCGAAAGAGTAATAATAATGGAAGTAATCCAGAAATAACTTCAGATCAAATTGCTCCTGTTAGAGCAAATTCCCAATCACTCATTGTCTTCGATGGATTCTTTCGTCGCAAGATAAATAAAATCTTTAGAAGAACATGTAGGCTGTGGAAATTCCTTGGTTGCATGCAATGA
- the LOC107027101 gene encoding uncharacterized protein At4g22758 isoform X2 yields MSDNNIRRRFPVSRRTSSRALKPSPSGRRRFTPVPVNRRSSKQHRDTNYKALERSKSEPCVLKIGFVDFEDDDPRDATAQSLEILFRPQTCSDLFVSPDYLISGSPPNFQGYKKDAKVVVNVTVEGSPGAVRTMVKLGSSVDETIRLVIDKYSEEGRTPRLDKNRDDSSFQLYQSHFSLQSLSNTDVIGDVGSRSFYLRKSNNNGSNPEITSDQIAPVRANSQSLIVFDGFFRRKINKIFRRTCRLWKFLGCMQ; encoded by the exons ATGTCAGATAACAATATCCGGCGAAGATTTCCGGTGAGCCGGAGAACTTCCAGCAGAGCACTAAAACCGTCGCCGTCGGGCCGTCGGAGGTTTACGCCTGTGCCGGTGAATCGCCGGTCATCGAAGCAGCACAGGGATACTAATTATAAGGCATTAGAGAGAAGCAAATCGGAGCCTTGTGTTTTGAAAATTGGATTTGTTGACTTCGAAGATGACGATCCCCGGGATGCGACGGCGCAGTCGTTGGAAATACTTTTCCGGCCACAAACTTGTTCGGATTTGTTCGTGTCGCCGGATTATCTGATTTCAGGATCTCCGCCGAATTTTCAG GGGTATAAGAAGGATGCAAAAGTTGTGGTTAATGTGACAGTTGAAGGAAGTCCAGGGGCGGTAAGAACAATGGTGAAGTTGGGATCAAGTGTTGATGAGACAATAAGGCTTGTGATTGACAAATATAGTGAAGAAGGCCGGACTCCTCGTCTTGATAAAAACAGAGATGATTCATCCTTTCAATTGTACCAGTCTCACTTCAGTCTTCAAA gcTTGAGCAACACAGATGTGATTGGAGATGTTGGGAGCAGAAGTTTTTATCTTCGAAAGAGTAATAATAATGGAAGTAATCCAGAAATAACTTCAGATCAAATTGCTCCTGTTAGAGCAAATTCCCAATCACTCATTGTCTTCGATGGATTCTTTCGTCGCAAGATAAATAAAATCTTTAGAAGAACATGTAGGCTGTGGAAATTCCTTGGTTGCATGCAATGA
- the LOC107027938 gene encoding uncharacterized protein At4g22758-like yields MHGGSRARLAVARTNPAVINVSAGNMGTASDAREKQQKLTKLLVNVNIQNSLGPVNLVMSPENTVGELIRAAIEIYVKEKRRPLLNRSDPLCYELHYSQFSMESLRKEEKLVNLGCRSFFVCPKPST; encoded by the exons ATGCACGGCGGCAGTAGAGCGAGACTCGCGGTCGCCCGTACAAATCCGGCCGTTATAAATGTTTCTGCCGGAAATATGGGTACCGCGAGCGACGCTCGTGAGAAGCAGCAAAAGTTAACGAAGTTATTGGTGAATGTAAATATTCAGAATAGTTTGGGCCCGGTGAATTTGGTGATGTCGCCGGAGAATACCGTCGGAGAATTGATAAGGGCGGCGATTGAGATTTACGTCAAGGAGAAACGGCGGCCGTTGTTGAATCGTAGTGATCCGCTTTGTTATGAACTTCATTATTCTCAATTTAGTATGGAGA GTTTGAGGAAAGAGGAGAAATTGGTCAATTTGGGATGTCGAAGTTTCTTTGTTTGTCCAAAACCAAGCACTTAA